From one Nothobranchius furzeri strain GRZ-AD chromosome 2, NfurGRZ-RIMD1, whole genome shotgun sequence genomic stretch:
- the gje1a gene encoding gap junction epsilon-1 protein isoform X2 — protein MNNTPPGLRLLRPPTVIGQFHTLFFGSVRMFFLGVLGFAVYGNEALHFSCDPDRRELNLFCYNQFRPITPQVFWALQLVTVLVPGAVFHLYAACKNIDQEEILERPIYTVFYIISVLLRIILEIIAFWLQSHLFGFQVHPLYVCDASSLEKAFNVTKCMVPEHFEKTIFLSAMYTFTIITILLCIAEIFEILCRRLGYLNNQ, from the exons CTCAGGCCTCCTACGGTCATAGGCCAGTTCCACACCTTGTTCTTCGGCTCAGTCCGGATGTTCTTCCTGGGAGTTCTGGGATTTGCAGTCTACGGGAATGAGGCTTTGCACTTCAGTTGTGATCCAGATCGTCGAGAACTCAACCTGTTCTGTTACAACCAATTCAGACCCATAACGCCTCAG GTCTTCTGGGCTTTACAGCTGGTGACGGTTCTGGTACCTGGAGCAGTGTTCCACCTCTACGCTGCCTGTAAGAACATCGACCAGGAGGAGATCCTTGAACGACCCATCTACACCGTCTTCTACATCATTTCTGTTCTTCTACGCATCATTCTGGAGATCATCGCCTTCTGGCTGCAGAGCCACCTCTTTGGCTTTCAG GTCCACCCTCTGTACGTGTGTGATGCCAGCTCCCTGGAGAAGGCCTTCAACGTGACTAAGTGTATGGTACCAGAACATTTTGAGAAAACCATCTTCCTCAGTGCCATGTACAccttcaccatcatcaccatcctgcTCTGCATCGCTGAGATATTTGAGATTCTCTGTCGACGACTCGGTTATCTCAACAACCAGTGA
- the gje1a gene encoding gap junction epsilon-1 protein isoform X1: MSLNYIRIFYEGCLRPPTVIGQFHTLFFGSVRMFFLGVLGFAVYGNEALHFSCDPDRRELNLFCYNQFRPITPQVFWALQLVTVLVPGAVFHLYAACKNIDQEEILERPIYTVFYIISVLLRIILEIIAFWLQSHLFGFQVHPLYVCDASSLEKAFNVTKCMVPEHFEKTIFLSAMYTFTIITILLCIAEIFEILCRRLGYLNNQ; the protein is encoded by the exons ATGTCTTTAAACTACATCAGAATCTTCTACGAAGGATGC CTCAGGCCTCCTACGGTCATAGGCCAGTTCCACACCTTGTTCTTCGGCTCAGTCCGGATGTTCTTCCTGGGAGTTCTGGGATTTGCAGTCTACGGGAATGAGGCTTTGCACTTCAGTTGTGATCCAGATCGTCGAGAACTCAACCTGTTCTGTTACAACCAATTCAGACCCATAACGCCTCAG GTCTTCTGGGCTTTACAGCTGGTGACGGTTCTGGTACCTGGAGCAGTGTTCCACCTCTACGCTGCCTGTAAGAACATCGACCAGGAGGAGATCCTTGAACGACCCATCTACACCGTCTTCTACATCATTTCTGTTCTTCTACGCATCATTCTGGAGATCATCGCCTTCTGGCTGCAGAGCCACCTCTTTGGCTTTCAG GTCCACCCTCTGTACGTGTGTGATGCCAGCTCCCTGGAGAAGGCCTTCAACGTGACTAAGTGTATGGTACCAGAACATTTTGAGAAAACCATCTTCCTCAGTGCCATGTACAccttcaccatcatcaccatcctgcTCTGCATCGCTGAGATATTTGAGATTCTCTGTCGACGACTCGGTTATCTCAACAACCAGTGA